In one Cydia strobilella chromosome 25, ilCydStro3.1, whole genome shotgun sequence genomic region, the following are encoded:
- the LOC134752718 gene encoding uncharacterized protein LOC134752718 isoform X2 codes for MPTTIRDLNKASTAQCIKNFLPGCSCGGVDVIQNQVLLNQPGLLAGGLVQPGFLAQPGLLAPGMVAGNVLPALAGGVVGPCVNGLAATNIIQDNTVANNLANTLQLLLVSNLLSNTLPNTPDVLSVPAVSPYAAGLSYIC; via the exons ATGCCCACTACAATCAGGGACTTAAATAAG GCTAGCACAGCCCAGTGCATCAAGAACTTCCTCCCAGGGTGCAGCTGCGGTGGCGTGGACGTCATCCAAAACCAGGTCCTCCTAAACCAGCCAG GTCTCCTAGCTGGTGGTTTGGTTCAACCTGGTTTCCTGGCTCAACCTGGTCTACTGGCTCCTGGTATGGTGGCTGGCAATGTGCTCCCTGCACTAGCGGGTGGAGTTGTGGGCCCTTGTGTCAACGGACTAGCAGCTACTAACATCATTCAG GATAACACCGTAGCCAACAACCTGGCCAACACCCTCCAGCTTCTCCTGGTCTCCAACCTGCTGTCCAACACTCTGCCCAACACGCCTGATGTCCTGTCTGTACCTGCTGTCAGTCCTTATGCCGCGGGACTGTCTTACATCTGCtag
- the LOC134752718 gene encoding uncharacterized protein LOC134752718 isoform X1: MVSKAVIFACVAFAIFDASTAQCIKNFLPGCSCGGVDVIQNQVLLNQPGLLAGGLVQPGFLAQPGLLAPGMVAGNVLPALAGGVVGPCVNGLAATNIIQDNTVANNLANTLQLLLVSNLLSNTLPNTPDVLSVPAVSPYAAGLSYIC, encoded by the exons atggtttcCAAAGCTGTTATTTTTGCGTGTGTCGCGTTCGCCATTTTTGAt GCTAGCACAGCCCAGTGCATCAAGAACTTCCTCCCAGGGTGCAGCTGCGGTGGCGTGGACGTCATCCAAAACCAGGTCCTCCTAAACCAGCCAG GTCTCCTAGCTGGTGGTTTGGTTCAACCTGGTTTCCTGGCTCAACCTGGTCTACTGGCTCCTGGTATGGTGGCTGGCAATGTGCTCCCTGCACTAGCGGGTGGAGTTGTGGGCCCTTGTGTCAACGGACTAGCAGCTACTAACATCATTCAG GATAACACCGTAGCCAACAACCTGGCCAACACCCTCCAGCTTCTCCTGGTCTCCAACCTGCTGTCCAACACTCTGCCCAACACGCCTGATGTCCTGTCTGTACCTGCTGTCAGTCCTTATGCCGCGGGACTGTCTTACATCTGCtag
- the LOC134752739 gene encoding uncharacterized protein LOC134752739: protein MKPINVSNVLLTHFMFCRCHILGVFYFLEEFIKMTYRFFLIVCLQVFYQNAHSQAINPAIEPAEVTITKTIIENPLDNQPSSTEVPTVNQEYGPCGLPIHLCQCNRRPEVTVTEGYSTVLQSDAAQSICPRCGLSVELCKCGNGREVAEEVNQPKLCSSCGQPVELCIFGALSAVAPAATEDNQSKPQSMCPKCGRPIELCICGSSLEVAPEAAIVNQPNNPSLCPNCSRPIELCICGNPTAVVETSPVIEGISPVFEGTSFVVEGTSPVVEVISTEGNSRVVVCPKCGRSVELCVCSKETSAPHMCPHCGHPIELCMCGAHHHHH from the exons ATGAAACCtataaatgtaagtaatgtactattgacaCACTTTATGTTTTGTCGTTGTCATATACttggtgtattttattttttagaagaatttattaaaatgacGTATCGTTTTTTTCTCATTGTTTGTCTTCAGGTGTTTTATCAG AATGCACACTCTCAAGCCATCAACCCAGCCATAGAACCTGCTGAAGTTACCATCACCAAAACAATAATCGAGAATCCCTTGGACAACCAACCAAGTTCCACGGAGGTCCCTACCGTCAACCAAGAATATGGTCCATGTGGTCTGCCAATCCATCTTTGTCAATGCAATCGCCGACCGGAGGTTACCGTGACTGAAGGTTACTCTACTGTTCTTCAATCTGATGCTGCTCAATCGATTTGTCCGCGATGTGGTTTGTCAGTCGAGCTTTGTAAGTGCGGTAACGGTCGAGAGGTTGCTGAAGAAGTCAACCAGCCGAAGTTATGTTCGAGCTGCGGTCAACCGGTAGAATTATGCATATTTGGTGCCCTTTCAGCGGTTGCTCCCGCAGCTACTGAAGACAACCAATCAAAGCCTCAATCTATGTGCCCTAAATGCGGTCGCCCGATAGAACTATGTATCTGTGGTTCCTCTTTAGAGGTTGCTCCTGAAGCAGCTATCGTCAACCAGCCGAATAATCCTTCTTTATGCCCGAATTGTAGTCGTCCGATCGAGCTATGTATCTGCGGTAACCCAACGGCAGTAGTTGAAACCTCTCCGGTGATTGAAGGTATCTCTCCTGTATTTGAAGGTACCTCTTTTGTGGTTGAAGGTACCTCTCCTGTGGTTGAAGTAATTTCAACTGAGGGTAACTCTCGTGTTGTTGTCTGTCCTAAATGTGGTCGTTCTGTGGAATTGTGTGTGTGCTCTAAGGAAACTAGTGCCCCTCATATGTGCCCTCACTGTGGTCATCCGATTGAGCTGTGTATGTGTGgagctcatcatcatcatcactaa
- the LOC134752725 gene encoding uncharacterized protein LOC134752725: MAYSYILFAFLQVLCLQHVYSQAIFPNTCGCPSQVSVTKTSIQNPVIVNPPCQQVVAPCQQVIAPCQPVCQCQSVCQASYPAVNVATPFDVNCVASYGIPSATIIQDDSVANNLANALQLLIVSNLLGNTLPPNDLLLGAPLLGQPALLGQPALLGQPALLRQPVVPGLLGCGCGLGCGCGDCCIF, encoded by the exons atggcgTACAGctatattttatttgcatttcttCAGGTGTTGTGTTTAcag CATGTCTACTCCCAAGCCATCTTCCCAAACACCTGCGGCTGCCCATCTCAGGTCTCTGTGACCAAAACTAGTATCCAGAACCCCGTAATCGTCAACCCACCGTGCCAACAAGTGGTCGCACCGTGCCAGCAAGTCATCGCACCTTGCCAGCCTGTGTGCCAGTGCCAGTCCGTGTGTCAGGCTAGCTATCCAGCGGTTAATGTTGCCACGCCTTTTGATGTCAACTGCGTAGCTTCGTATGGTATACCATCCGCGACTATTATTCAG GATGACTCCGTAGCCAATAACTTAGCCAACGCCCTCCAGCTCCTGATCGTTAGCAACCTCCTAGGTAACACTCTACCTCCTAACGATCTGCTGCTGGGCGCGCCCTTGCTTGGGCAACCGGCGTTACTTGGGCAACCGGCGCTGCTGGGGCAACCAGCGTTGCTTAGGCAACCAGTTGTGCCAGGGTTACTGGGCTGCGGATGCGGCTTAGGTTGTGGTTGTGGTgattgctgtattttttaa